Proteins encoded together in one Bactrocera neohumeralis isolate Rockhampton unplaced genomic scaffold, APGP_CSIRO_Bneo_wtdbg2-racon-allhic-juicebox.fasta_v2 cluster11, whole genome shotgun sequence window:
- the LOC126766107 gene encoding homeobox protein onecut produces MKNLRNSIIKISMASISDIIDQQSLTSQLVDESGLIISNASSASARRVSDVGVSVDHASLSQNSALVDGHRTPSSSPTSALSAHNVIIDDHNVVAHTVVTTSDGTITDVEGAGPVVMVRTIIDGLSHSPVHSTFQTSTTVSAQSQHEQQLNRQHLVNHHHHLYQHQQHHQLVTPHHQQLLQIANGHQNLQGQHHTQQNQKDHLRDGSPVNFVGSDVTLDELSVCSSPNSGTVTNIIDIKQEDKVVVIEEHDEGSKKIGKQRDENHCSDRRTLDVSHIDVDVGVGGIDDLSTDAVEVTLNQHHHQHVQLHQQQLLHHHYVSAGGSRNGSNSMSRNSHDSLHECQQSHHVHQVGVSNNNYSNTISAPQTSDHQASHHEALTVIVQQHEDSRDSTSHMLSPEIGAVDENSLQPTSYQTLTSVNERISPPSFSPTSSYATLTPLQPLPPISTMSDKFAYGGHINGGGVSVGGNCVGGGAGSNSNSSSSGVGPFAVMPHQGSLGGLSLSSLSGVQSPYSSYDKLPSIGMSMSPPHNYGTSPSHTLSGMVVACELHTASPSPCGALSPQSAYSHSTELHSPTLSSTCKTTTDGIITNNVCGNTNLTTGTTSLHINQSNSRKHVICLSQPVTISNGTVVGENVVVTGYESPYSIHQRDLLVTSTPSSPSTSGERSSHLQLQHSPILSPHSVSAGSVSLNSPGSCSMINQPVVTLPPINGAMATLSAASLGSRDIPDISRLEQDAVAVSLTPSPPPNDMMGTATTLLTIHQPVGHAHSQQQHLVTVTSQQHHIGKQSHPVTSDCNLNVSSSSLRLSNVMGGQNLLSNNNTLCNMGQPQRQLSQQHSQSDQKQQHLQLNIQHVTTINNGSNSSSGSSGCNTTGGGGSTCSSSGGASGGAGIGSGGSGALTSSADMEEINTKELAQRISAELKRYSIPQAIFAQRVLCRSQGTLSDLLRNPKPWSKLKSGRETFRRMFKWLQEPEFQRMSALRMAAAQIPQRSNTSNNSGLVSNSTSVGTNNVVVSNISNCGNVSGNGVCRRKEEPHIEHMPQPKKPRLVFTDLQRRTLQAIFKETKRPSKEMQVTIARQLGLEPTTVGNFFMNARRRSMDKWRDDDSIGLGMHRHCSSGNGNNRLSNNNSNNNHRNHHYQQYQHLHQHHQSLSPSNQHSLDLDDDADMDLDLSHDDFDLEGEHDNNPANHDML; encoded by the exons ATGAAAAACTTACGCAATTCGATTATCAAGATAAGCATGGCGTCGATAAGCGATATTATCGATCAGCAGTCACTCACCAGTCAGCTAGTCGACGAGAGCGGTTTGATAATCTCCAATGCATCTTCAGCGTCTGCACGGCGTGTGTCCGATGTTGGCGTGAGCGTAGATCACGCATCATTGTCGCAAAATTCAGCGCTAGTAGATGGGCATCGCACGCCATCATCTTCACCGACTTCAGCTCTCTCTGCCCACAATGTCATCATAGACGATCATAATGTGGTTGCACATACAGTGGTAACAACCAGCGATGGGACCATCACAGACGTAGAAGGTGCTGGCCCGGTCGTAATGGTACGCACAATTATTGATGGCCTTAGTCATAGTCCAGTGCATTCGACATTTCAAACGTCAACAACAGTTTCTGCTCAAAGTCAGCATGAGCAACAGTTGAATAGGCAGCATTTAGTCAATCATCATCACCATTTATATCAACACCAACAGCATCATCAGCTTGTGACACCGCATCATCAACAGCTGTTACAAATTGCAAATGGACATCAAAATCTCCAAGGTCAGCATCACACCCAGCAAAATCAAAAAGATCATTTACGTGATGGTAGCCCTGTGAACTTTGTAGGCTCCGATGTTACTCTTGATGAATTGTCAGTTTGTTCTTCGCCAAACTCTGGCACTGTAACAAACATTATTGATATCAAACAGGAGGACAAAGTGGTTGTAATAGAGGAGCATGACGAAGGCAGTAAGAAGATTGGTAAGCAAAGAGATGAAAATCATTGTAGCGACCGTAGAACCCTAGATGTATCTCACATTGATGTTGACGTCGGTGTGGGTGGAATCGATGATCTTTCAACGGACGCAGTGGAGGTGACATTAAATCAACATCACCACCAACATGTTCAATTACACCAACAGCAATTGTTGCACCATCACTATGTGAGCGCTGGAGGTAGTAGAAATGGCAGCAATTCGATGTCGCGGAATTCCCATGATAGTTTACATGAATGTCAGCAGTCACATCATGTTCATCAGGTTGGCGTATCAAATAACAACTATAGCAATACGATTTCTGCACCACAGACAAGTGATCACCAAGCATCACATCATGAAGCTTTGACAGTAATTGTGCAACAACATGAAGATTCCCGTGACTCGACTTCTCATATGCTTAGTCCAGAGATAGGTGCTGTAGATGAAAACTCTCTGCAACCGACTTCTTATCAAACTTTGACATCGGTGAATGAGCGCATTTCTCCGCCCAGCTTTAGCCCAACATCTTCATATGCGACATTGACACCGTTGCAACCATTACCACCTATATCAACAATGTCTGATAAGTTTGCTTACGGTGGCCATATAAATGGCGGTGGTGTAAGCGTCGGTGGTAATTGTGTTGGAGGGGGTGCTGGTAGTAATAGTAATTCCTCATCGAGTGGCGTTGGGCCATTCGCGGTAATGCCGCATCAGGGCAGTCTGGGTGGTCTTAGTTTAAGCAGCCTTAGTGGAGTACAATCGCCATATTCTTCTTATGATAAGCTACCATCAATAGGTATGTCAATGTCACCACCACACAATTATGGTACCTCACCATCGCATACTTTATCGGGCATGGTGGTAGCGTGTGAATTACATACTGCATCGCCTAGCCCATGTGGTGCCCTCTCTCCACAATCTGCATATAGCCATTCTACTGAATTGCACTCTCCTACGCTATCGTCTACCTGTAAAACAACTACCGATGGTATTATCACTAACAATGTCTGCGGTAACACCAATCTTACTACTGGGACAACATCTCTTCATATTAACCAGTCTAATTCACGAAAGCATGTTATATGTCTTTCCCAACCTGTAACTATTAGTAATGGAACGGTGGTTGGGGAaaatgttgttgtaacgggttaCGAATCACCATACAGTATACATCAGCGTGATCTCTTGGTGACTTCAACACCATCGTCCCCCTCCACATCCGGAGAACGAAGTTCCCATTTGCAATTACAGCACAGCCCTATTTTGAGTCCACATTCGGTATCAGCTGGTTCAGTATCGTTAAATTCTCCTGGAAGCTGTAGTATGATCAATCAACCTGTCGTAACATTGCCGCCCATAAATGGAGCAATGGCAACTTTATCCGCTGCTTCGCTAGGCAGTAGAGATATCCCTGACATTTCACGCCTGGAACAAGATGCTGTTGCAGTATCGCTTACACCATCGCCTCCGCCAAACGATATGATGGGAACAGCTACAACTCTTCTCACCATCCATCAACCCGTGGGTCATGCCCATTCACAACAGCAGCATTTAGTCACTGTAACATCACAACAGCACCACATTGGCAAACAGTCACATCCTGTAACCAGCGACTGCAACTTAAAtgttagcagcagtagcttGCGTCTCTCCAATGTAATGGGTGGACAAAATTTGcttagcaacaacaatactttGTGCAATATGGGACAGCCGCAGCGCCAACTTTCTCAACAGCATTCTCAAAGTGATCAAAAACAACAGCACTTACAACTTAATATCCAACATGTAACAACTATTAATAATGGTAGTAACAGTTCGAGTGGATCTAGTGGTTGCAATACAACAGGTGGCGGTGGCAGTACCTGTAGTAGCAGTGGGGGAGCAAGTGGCGGTGCTGGCATTGGAAGTGGAGGAAGTGGTGCTCTCACCAGCAGTGCCGATATGGAGGAAATCAATACTAAAGAGCTGGCCCAGCGTATATCTGCTGAATTGAAACGATATAGTATTCCGCAGGCAATATTTGCACAGCGCGTGCTTTGTCGTTCGCAAGGTACACTTTCCGATCTCCTGCGTAACCCCAAGCCTTGGTCAAAACTCAAGTCTGGCCGCGAGACTTTCCGACGTATGTTCAAATGGTTACAAGAACCAGAGTTTCAACGAATGTCAGCCCTACGGATGGCAGCAGCACAGATACCCCAACGCAGTAACACCAGCAACAATAGCGGCCTAGTGAGCAATTCAACTAGTGTTGGTACTAACAACGTTGTTGTTTCAAATATATCCAATTGTG GTAATGTAAGCGGAAATGGGGTGTGCCGTCGTAAAGAAGAGCCTCATATAGAGCATATGCCCCAACCAAAGAAGCCGCGACTGGTATTCACTGATCTGCAGAGACGAACACTTCAAGCAATATTTAAA GAAACAAAGAGGCCTTCGAAAGAGATGCAAGTAACAATTGCTCGTCAATTGGGATTAGAACCGACCACGGTAGGGAATTTCTTTATGAATGCACGTCGTCGTTCTATGGATAAATGGCGCGATGATGATTCAATAGGTTTAGGCATGCATCGTCATTGTAGCAGTGGCAACGGAAACAATCGcttaagtaataataatagcaataataatcACCGCAACCATCATTACCAACAATATCAGCATTTACATCAACATCATCAGTCGCTTTCGCCGAGCAACCAGCATTCATTAGATTTGGATGATGATGCTGATATGGATTTGGACTTGAGCCATGATGATTTCGACCTAGAAGGCGAACACGATAATAATCCAGCTAATCACGATATGTTGTGA
- the LOC126766134 gene encoding uncharacterized protein LOC126766134, whose protein sequence is MSSLQHSHDLRYKRYERMHARTGRISTSVPSFNSAVSVVRSAEILLTNKTLTNLRTQSKPCITNGTTTAIVVEDMCGIESENNTVVLETNFSNALVRNDALNESLSNWKSKSQADENKIIGFKPKYAYRERNNNVQNSQILARETRNSFDKNIKDFGKKRLSFKSENFLRHIDTEESYSERNGINIVQSNIIEEDSDFRNATQFMTTDLVEHSINSSSMDQFLLSSGGDSDCSNLAKHLAVAVRSCDDSRQEGNANNFRISAAEIHYAKEVERSGNENVNGNAIVNKVLTEFVLENDDSGEILISSCNSEIAEHNEKDTVGCCIFNVNEKIQNLVEKTVISYDQQFQLAHNSDMDTDYSQPLSKNSVKCNQGSDYSPIAERNMHDVDDETIISAHGVLESADQQTIAEITSSKGICVEYKLMPKYMLYMESKQSLSPNQQQQHQKLASSQLIIKTNAENAGHALDNVVNNGVDVKHVQKLESISGFDDSMIQERAQRGQLYSLRNRKLSDNENSMGTARIRR, encoded by the coding sequence ATGTCATCATTGCAACATTCACACGACTTGCGTTACAAACGTTATGAGCGTATGCATGCAAGGACAGGTAGAATATCCACTTCAGTTCCGTCCTTTAACTCTGCGGTATCAGTAGTACGTTCCGCTGAAATTCTTTTGACCAATAAGACTTTGACTAATCTTAGGACTCAAAGTAAACCATGCATAACAAATGGAACTACAACAGCTATTGTTGTCGAAGATATGTGCGGCATTGAATCGGAAAACAACACCGTTGTTTTAGAGACCAATTTCAGTAATGCTTTAGTACGTAATGATGCACTAAATGAGTCCCTGTCAAATTGGAAGTCGAAGAGCCAAGcagatgaaaataaaattattggctTTAAACCGAAATACGCTTATAGAGAACGTAACAACAATGTGCAAAACAGTCAAATTTTAGCTAGGGAAACTCGAAATAGTTTTGAcaaaaatatcaaagatttcggtAAGAAACGATTGAGCTTTAAATCTGAAAATTTCTTAAGGCATATTGACACCGAAGAGAGCTACTCTGAAAGAAATGGCATCAATATTGTTCAAAGTAATATCATCGAGGAGGATTCCGATTTTCGGAATGCAACGCAATTCATGACAACGGACCTAGTCGAACATTCAATAAATAGTAGTAGTATGGATCAGTTTCTTTTATCTTCGGGTGGCGATTCAGATTGCAGTAATCTGGCAAAGCACCTAGCAGTTGCTGTTAGGAGTTGTGATGATAGCAGACAAGAAGGAAATGCTAACAACTTCAGAATCAGTGCTGCCGAAATCCATTACGCTAAAGAAGTCGAAAGAAGTGGAAATGAAAACGTCAATGGTAATGCGATCGTGAACAAAGTACTAACCGAATTCGTCCTTGAAAATGACGATTCAGGTGAAATACTCATAAGTAGTTGTAACTCGGAGATAGCTGAGCACAATGAAAAAGACACTGTTGGATGCTGTATTTTTAACGTCAAtgagaaaatacaaaatttggtagAAAAAACTGTAATATCATACGATCAACAATTTCAGCTGGCGCATAATTCAGATATGGACACTGATTATAGCCAACCACTGTCGAAAAACTCGGTAAAATGTAATCAAGGAAGTGATTATTCACCAATTGCTGAGCGTAACATGCACGACGTTGATGACGAAACCATTATATCTGCACATGGTGTGCTAGAATCTGCTGACCAACAAACAATCGCGGAGATAACGAGTAGTAAGGGTATTTGTGTTGAATATAAATTGATGCCAAAATATATGTTGTATATGGAGTCGAAGCAGTCACTAAGTCCaaatcaacagcagcaacatcaaAAGCTAGCCTCGTCGCAACTCATAATTAAGACGAATGCTGAAAATGCTGGCCACGCTTTGGATAATGTTGTAAACAATGGCGTTGATGTAAAACATGTGCAGAAACTCGAAAGCATAAGTGGCTTCGATGATTCGATGATACAGGAAAGGGCGCAACGCGGGCAATTATATTCACTACGAAACCGCAAGTTAAGCGATAATGAAAACAGCATGGGAACAG